The Patescibacteria group bacterium nucleotide sequence GATCTCAAAATTTTTTTTAGGATAATTTTGTTTTAAAATTGCTTTCAGGCACCTAGCAATGACTTTTTCTTCATTGTAAACCGGGACAATGACAGAAATTTTCATTTGGCCGCCTTTTTCATCGTCACCACAAAATAACTGCCAAAATATTTTAATAGTGAATCAGCCAGTTTTTTTTCTAGAAATCGGTAAATTGGCGCTAAGACTGGGACGCGGAAGAAAAAATTAAAAGGCGTGATAATTCTAATGCCGCGAACCTTTTCTATTTTAACATTTTTGGGCAAATATGATTTGATTTTTTTCAAGCTGTCGTAGCGAATGTAAACATTGTCGCGAACCATAAAATGTTGAATAAAATTAGTCACAAATTTAAGACTATAAGGATTATAAAATTCTAAAACCACATAACCGCCATTTTTAGTGACTCGGCTGATTTCCAAGATCGCTTTTTTTATTTCTGGAACATGGGCTAAAACCTTAAAAGAATAGCTGATATCAAATGTTTGGTTAGGAAATGGAATTTGGGTGGCTGAACCTGTTTGAGCTTTGAGTTTTTTGCGTTTAGAAACAGCCACCATGCCAGGTGATAAATCGATGCCAAAAGCCTGTTTGGTTTTTTGATCCGCCATTTTGAGGATAATCCCGGTCCCACAGCCGATTTCTAAACTCTTTTTAGCTTTTAGAAAAGGCTGGATGGTTTCAAATTCTAAATCATTAATCACGGAATAATATTTACCGGTTCGTTCTTGGTCATAGCTGTGAGAATAATCATCGTAATAATTTTGGATTTTTTGCTTTTTTTGTAGATTATTTTCAACGGCTGTTAAATATCCTAAAATTAGCTTTTTCATATCAAAATTATCTTGAATCGTTTTTCGAGCCGCGATTCCTAGTTTTTTGATTTGGCTGGGATTTTTAGCTAAAAATTGAATCTGTCTTTTTAGGCCTTTTTCGTCTTTATAGAGTAAACCATTTTTTTGATTTTTGATAAGGCTGGAAAAAGCGGCGGTATTTGAGGCGATTACCGGGATGGCATTAGCCATGGCTTCTAAGGCAATATTGGAAAAACCGAGCACGGTTTTGGCAGATTTATAAGGCAGAACCACAAAATGACATTTTTTTAATTCCTCGAGTAGTTTTTCTTTTTTTAAATAGCCTAAAAATTTAATATTTTTATTTGATTTTACCGCAGATTTTACCTCGTCTTTTAAGGGACCATCTCCGGCTATAATGAGTTGAACTTTGGGCATATTTAATTCTTTAAAGGTTTGAATCAGCAAACCTATGCCTTTGAGCGGAGTAAGGTGGGAAAAGTAGCCGATTTTAATTTGCGAAAAATCTAGCTCTTTTTGTCCTGGGGGGTGATTTAAATTTAATCCTGGGGTCAGAGTTTGAGCTTTTAAGCCTTTATTGTTTAAAGTTTTAGTAATTTGTGGGTGAGTCGCATATATGGCGTCGTATTGTTGCCAAACCTTTTTGGTTAAAGGTAAAAGCCGATGAGTAAAATGAGTTCCTTGTTGAATAATAACTGGGGCCTTAGTTTTTAATTTAATGGGCAAAAAATACCAAGGAGTAATATTTGGATTGTGAACGCCGGATAAAATCCAGACCAAATCTGGATTAATTTTATTAATAATTTTGGCAGAAGATCTCGGGAAATTACCAGTAGTTTTAAAGATTTTAAAACCAGATTTCAAAATCTGGTTTGGTTCATGCTCGGTTTTTTTGGCGGAAATGACAGAAATTTCCGCTTTTTTAGCCAAGGATTCAGCT carries:
- a CDS encoding glycosyltransferase; protein product: MKITLVCKYFYPSKRVSGLSDFAYTLAESLAKKAEISVISAKKTEHEPNQILKSGFKIFKTTGNFPRSSAKIINKINPDLVWILSGVHNPNITPWYFLPIKLKTKAPVIIQQGTHFTHRLLPLTKKVWQQYDAIYATHPQITKTLNNKGLKAQTLTPGLNLNHPPGQKELDFSQIKIGYFSHLTPLKGIGLLIQTFKELNMPKVQLIIAGDGPLKDEVKSAVKSNKNIKFLGYLKKEKLLEELKKCHFVVLPYKSAKTVLGFSNIALEAMANAIPVIASNTAAFSSLIKNQKNGLLYKDEKGLKRQIQFLAKNPSQIKKLGIAARKTIQDNFDMKKLILGYLTAVENNLQKKQKIQNYYDDYSHSYDQERTGKYYSVINDLEFETIQPFLKAKKSLEIGCGTGIILKMADQKTKQAFGIDLSPGMVAVSKRKKLKAQTGSATQIPFPNQTFDISYSFKVLAHVPEIKKAILEISRVTKNGGYVVLEFYNPYSLKFVTNFIQHFMVRDNVYIRYDSLKKIKSYLPKNVKIEKVRGIRIITPFNFFFRVPVLAPIYRFLEKKLADSLLKYFGSYFVVTMKKAAK